Part of the Vigna radiata var. radiata cultivar VC1973A chromosome 11, Vradiata_ver6, whole genome shotgun sequence genome is shown below.
TTCCAAGTACAAGACAAGCCAGACCGGGCAGCAGCTATGGCTCGTTGATCATCCATAATCACAAAGCTTCAAAATTTCCTCATCGGATTTCAATCAAGGCTAAGGCCATCAAAGATGAGATGGATGGAGAAACAAGCGGTTCTTCAGGACGTAGCTGGGATCCTGGGTTGGAAATTGAGGTCCCTTTTGAGCAGAGACCGGTAGGTGTAAACTGCCCAATGATAGCAATGAGTGTTTTATTTAGATGATCTTCAAAATCAACAGATGTAGCAGGGTATAATGTTAGTTCATGAATTTTATGGCCGAATCTAGCTAGTGAGTTGGATAAGGTCATGGGATgggattaaaattaattattagttagCATTATTGTTTCAGTAAAGCTCATTTCATTTCTTCTGAGCTAAGTTTGCTAACCTTGACTTTGCTGTGTGATAGGTGAATGAGTACTCATCTCTGAAGGATGGAGTATTGTACTCTTGGGGGGAACTGGGTCCGGGGTCGTTCTTCCTTCGCCTGGGAGGTCTTTGGTTGGCAGTGTTTACAGTTCTTGGAGGGCCAATTGCGGCTGCAAGCTTTAATCCTTCTAGAGTAAGGAAGATAAAATATGTGCATGTAATAGGGTATCAAATCAAGTAAACacaaaagatattttgatgTATGGACAAGGATACCTGCCAGCtgcacacaaacaaaaacatttataaagtGGATAATAAAAGTTCCTCTGACTTGCATCAACTGTCAAAATCTTGCAGGAGCCTCTAAGATTTATACTAGCTGCTGGAACAGGAACGCTCTTCATTGTGTCTTTGATCGTCTTGAGGATTTATTTGGTGCGTTCTActactctttttgtttttcatgtcACAATCACTTCAGTACTGGTGAACGGGGGATGATGGTGAGGCAGACAGAGATTTCAAAACGAATTTACTATTCTGTGTAGACTTCATGCATGGTGTTTGTATAGTTACCAAGTGCACAACATAATGAGGTTTTCAACTGAATGTAATCTGTTTGTCATTCACACTAACTATACCTTATGATTAAATGACTGGGATATGGCTGCAGCACCTTCACCGTTAAATAACTGTTGCAATTACGATAATTGAATAACAATGCAGGGTTGGAGTTATGTTGGTGATAGACTTCTATCAGCGGTCATCCCTTATGAAGAAAGTGGATGGTATGACGGACAGATGTGGGTCAAGCCGCCCGAGGTTAGCCTCTTTTACACATTCTTACTGTACCTAAGAACGGAACAAAAGTATCCTCGAAGACATCACTTGTGAAAATCGTATCAAAGGCTATAGAGTCAGTGCGCTATATACATTGAAACCGACAAATTGATGATTTTACTTACAGCAGGATTTGTCAGGTAGGCACAAGgataaaattttatcaactACTGGccttttaagagaaaaaaaaggttgGGGGCATTGGTAAATTCGAATGACTAATAGGTTAGCAACTGTAATTGCCTCTCAAAATTGTAAGAGACACTTCCTGATGAAGCATTAAACAGAAAAAGGTTTGTTCACTAATAGTGAATATGAAGGATATAGAATAAAGCGTAGCTGAAATGTGCTAATAAGTATTACTACTACTCAGTGACATACTTATTTCAGGCTATAATCTGAAAACTGAGTTTATTTGCAGATCCTAGCTCGTGATAGATTGTTGGGCTCTTACAAGGTACAGAACATAGCATTGCTTGAATTCAGAACAATTTTGGATACAGACTAGAAGAGCAGTATGTTAGTTTCGATTTCTTGCAGCATAATTGACGTATATTTCATGTTTCCAGGTTAAACCAGTCGTTAAATTGCTGAAGCAAACTCTAGTTGGGACAGGAGCATTGCTTGTCACAGGAGTTATGCTATTTATATTTGCTACACCGGTGGAGAATTTTCTTCGAACTACCTTTTCCATGGAAGAAATTAAAGCAACCGTTCCCAAGGTTAACACAAAGCTCAACCTAAGGTAAGAGAAGACACAAAGATCCTTTACTATCTTCCAGAGTTTGTCCACAATGTGATTGCAATATTTTAATGCATATTGTAGAAAAGAGGAGTTGCTTAAGTTGCCAGTGGAGGTGATAACTGATGATGATCTAGCAGCAGCAGCTGCTGAGGCTGCTGATGGAAGACCTGTCTATTGTAGGGATAGGTATTATCGAGCATTAGCAGGAGGACAATATTGCAAATGGGATGATCTGCTCAAATAAAGGATAAAGAAAAGTGTATGTAGTCAATTTCATTTAGTAAAAGCAGTTTGCAATTTGTGGTGACTCAATGGTCCAAGGCGTATTCTATTAGTAGAGAAAACCGCTTAAGTCATTCAAAGCAAAGCCAAAGCCGGAAATAGAGAGTAAAGAAACGTACGATCAAACCTAACAATAACAAGACAATATAAACTACACGTCATGGCAGTCATTTTTTGCATATAAATCCAGAGGGAAGAGCAACAAATTTAAGAGGGCAggaatataaagaagaaaaacattcttaaaatatatagatatatacaaGTAGACAGAGTAAGTTCCACATGCCTAGAGGGACAATTCTATGTAAGCagaaattgtattttatattcCAGGAGAAATGATGGCGAAGTAAATTCCAGAAAACCGTCCGGCTTCATGACCTTTCCAATAAGGGGATGAAACTCATTGTGCAGTGAAACAACTAGCTTCCATAACACTGAGCAAGATAAAGAATCTTTGTCTAACAACGCATAAAGGCAACTA
Proteins encoded:
- the LOC106777676 gene encoding uncharacterized protein ycf36 encodes the protein MIRLNLYCSLIPSTRQARPGSSYGSLIIHNHKASKFPHRISIKAKAIKDEMDGETSGSSGRSWDPGLEIEVPFEQRPVNEYSSLKDGVLYSWGELGPGSFFLRLGGLWLAVFTVLGGPIAAASFNPSREPLRFILAAGTGTLFIVSLIVLRIYLGWSYVGDRLLSAVIPYEESGWYDGQMWVKPPEILARDRLLGSYKVKPVVKLLKQTLVGTGALLVTGVMLFIFATPVENFLRTTFSMEEIKATVPKVNTKLNLRKEELLKLPVEVITDDDLAAAAAEAADGRPVYCRDRYYRALAGGQYCKWDDLLK